The following proteins are encoded in a genomic region of Pseudomonadota bacterium:
- a CDS encoding AMP-binding protein, which translates to MNKPWLAQYPTGIPEHIDPTQYASLAEMFEHSVNRFANRPMYANMGSPLTFSDVDRLSREFAAYLQSSLGLNKGDRVAIMMPNVLQYPVALFGILRAGMVVVNVNPLYTARELEHQLNDAGARAIVVLENFAHVVQQVIDRVKLDRVITTQIGDLVPFPKRALVNFVVKRVRKMVPDWQLKDPVPLRRALAEGRTQPFKPPQLNHDDLAFLQYTGGTTGVSKGAMLTHGNMVANVLQASTWISPHTRVGEDTIITALPLYHIFSLTANCLTYMHLGGFNVLITNPRDIPAFVKELSKLKFTALTGVNTLFNALLQNEQFQQLDFSSFRMALGGGMAVQRAVAERWKAVTGVTLVEAYGLTESAPAATINPPDLAEYNGSIGLPLPSTELAIFDPAGQPLPAGEVGEICIRGPQVMKGYWNRPEETAKVLAPDGWLHTGDMGLMADDGFFRLVDRKKDMVVVSGFNVFPNEVEDVLAMHPDILEAGVVGIPDEKSGEVVKAVIVPKRDDLTEEEILAHCRQYLTGYKVPKVIEFRSELPKSNVGKILRRELRG; encoded by the coding sequence ATGAACAAACCGTGGTTGGCTCAGTATCCCACCGGCATTCCGGAACATATCGACCCAACACAGTACGCGTCGCTAGCCGAAATGTTCGAACACAGCGTGAATCGGTTCGCCAACCGCCCCATGTACGCCAACATGGGCTCGCCGCTCACGTTCTCCGATGTCGACCGGCTCAGCCGGGAATTCGCGGCCTATTTGCAAAGTTCTTTAGGTCTGAACAAAGGCGACCGTGTCGCGATCATGATGCCCAACGTGCTGCAATACCCGGTCGCCTTGTTTGGTATTCTTCGGGCCGGCATGGTCGTGGTCAACGTGAACCCTTTGTATACCGCCCGGGAACTGGAACACCAACTGAACGACGCGGGCGCCCGCGCAATCGTGGTCTTGGAGAACTTCGCTCACGTGGTCCAACAAGTCATCGACCGGGTGAAGCTTGATCGCGTTATCACCACACAGATCGGCGATCTGGTGCCCTTTCCGAAACGGGCGCTGGTTAATTTTGTCGTTAAGCGCGTTCGTAAGATGGTTCCCGACTGGCAGCTGAAAGATCCCGTGCCGCTGCGGCGTGCCTTAGCGGAAGGCCGAACGCAACCCTTCAAGCCGCCACAGCTCAATCACGACGACTTGGCATTTTTGCAGTACACCGGGGGCACCACGGGTGTTTCCAAAGGAGCCATGCTCACCCACGGCAATATGGTCGCGAATGTACTCCAAGCCTCGACCTGGATTTCGCCGCACACCCGAGTCGGTGAAGACACAATCATCACGGCGCTACCGCTTTACCACATCTTCTCGTTGACCGCGAACTGTCTCACCTACATGCATCTGGGCGGGTTCAATGTCCTCATCACCAACCCACGAGACATCCCGGCCTTCGTCAAGGAGCTTTCCAAGCTGAAGTTCACCGCGCTCACGGGCGTGAACACACTCTTCAACGCCCTGCTTCAGAACGAGCAGTTTCAGCAGTTGGACTTCTCGTCGTTTCGTATGGCCTTGGGTGGCGGCATGGCGGTGCAACGCGCCGTTGCCGAACGGTGGAAGGCCGTTACGGGGGTCACCCTGGTGGAGGCTTATGGCCTGACGGAAAGCGCCCCGGCGGCCACCATCAACCCCCCGGACCTGGCGGAATATAACGGCTCCATCGGCCTGCCCCTGCCCTCCACCGAACTGGCGATTTTCGATCCGGCGGGCCAGCCGCTGCCGGCAGGCGAAGTCGGCGAAATCTGCATTCGCGGACCGCAAGTGATGAAGGGGTATTGGAATCGGCCGGAGGAGACTGCCAAAGTGCTCGCTCCCGACGGTTGGCTACACACCGGCGACATGGGACTCATGGCCGACGACGGTTTTTTCCGCTTGGTCGACCGGAAGAAAGACATGGTTGTCGTCTCGGGCTTTAACGTCTTCCCGAATGAAGTCGAGGATGTCCTGGCCATGCACCCGGATATACTCGAAGCCGGCGTGGTGGGCATTCCGGATGAAAAATCCGGCGAGGTGGTCAAAGCCGTGATCGTCCCGAAACGGGACGATCTCACCGAGGAAGAAATCCTCGCCCATTGCCGCCAATACTTAACGGGCTATAAAGTACCCAAAGTCATCGAATTCCGGTCCGAGCTCCCGAAATCAAACGTGGGTAAAATCCTGCGCCGGGAGCTGCGCGGCTGA
- a CDS encoding Ni/Fe hydrogenase subunit alpha has protein sequence MTSELETTENRDNLTRVVIEPVTRVEGHGKVTLLLDDQNQIRQARLHIVEFRGFEKFIQGRPYWEVPVLVQRLCGICPVSHQLAGGKAVDMLVGASQLTPTAEKIRRLMHLGQTLQSHATHFFHLASPDLLFGYDDEVAHRNIIGVIADRPNVALQGVKLRKYGQEVIRVCSGKRVHGTCAIPGGVNKSLSISERDELLADVDQMIAWAGEGVRLIRNIYEASRNYYENFGLIRSNFMALTRPDGALELYHGGLRLTDAQGQVLFDHLDYVDYEQYIQEQVKPWTYMKFPFIRSLGPDDGWYRVGPLARVNACDFIDTPLAEAERVAFKALAGAEPMHGALAYHWARMIEVLHCAEAIKVLLHDPDVLGQELRTTGTLQSEGVGVIEAPRGTLFHHYRIDEQGLVTKANLIVSTTNNNQAMNESVRQVASRYLNGRELTEPLLNQIEVVIRAYDPCLSCATHALGRMPLKVELVQADGTVVDALSKSSTGDIARMV, from the coding sequence ATGACGTCGGAATTGGAAACCACCGAAAACCGGGACAACCTCACCCGGGTGGTCATTGAGCCGGTCACCCGGGTTGAGGGGCATGGCAAAGTGACGCTGCTGCTGGACGATCAGAACCAGATTCGCCAGGCACGCTTGCATATCGTTGAATTCCGCGGGTTCGAGAAGTTCATTCAGGGGCGCCCGTACTGGGAAGTTCCGGTGCTGGTGCAGCGGCTGTGCGGTATCTGTCCGGTGAGTCATCAGTTGGCCGGCGGCAAGGCCGTGGACATGCTCGTTGGCGCGTCGCAGCTGACGCCCACGGCCGAGAAAATCCGCCGGCTCATGCATCTCGGGCAGACCCTGCAATCCCATGCCACGCATTTTTTCCACCTGGCCTCCCCCGATTTGCTGTTCGGCTACGATGACGAAGTGGCGCACCGCAACATCATCGGTGTGATTGCCGACCGGCCGAATGTCGCTCTCCAGGGCGTGAAGCTGCGTAAGTACGGTCAGGAAGTTATCCGGGTCTGTTCCGGCAAGCGGGTTCACGGTACTTGCGCCATTCCCGGTGGCGTGAACAAATCCTTGAGCATCTCGGAGCGCGATGAGCTGCTGGCCGATGTGGATCAGATGATTGCTTGGGCCGGTGAGGGCGTGAGACTGATTCGCAATATTTACGAAGCCAGTCGAAACTACTACGAGAACTTCGGCCTGATTCGATCCAACTTCATGGCGCTCACCCGCCCGGACGGGGCCCTGGAGCTGTACCACGGCGGGTTGCGCCTGACCGATGCGCAAGGGCAGGTGCTGTTCGATCATCTCGACTATGTGGATTACGAACAGTACATTCAGGAACAGGTCAAGCCTTGGACCTACATGAAATTTCCGTTTATCCGCAGCCTCGGGCCGGACGACGGTTGGTACCGGGTCGGTCCGCTGGCCCGAGTGAACGCCTGTGACTTTATCGACACGCCGTTGGCGGAGGCCGAACGGGTTGCATTCAAAGCGCTTGCGGGCGCTGAACCCATGCACGGCGCCCTGGCCTACCATTGGGCGCGGATGATTGAGGTACTGCATTGTGCCGAGGCGATCAAAGTCTTGCTGCACGACCCGGATGTGTTAGGGCAAGAGTTGCGTACCACCGGCACGCTGCAATCCGAAGGGGTGGGGGTGATTGAAGCGCCCCGAGGCACTTTGTTCCATCACTACCGAATCGACGAACAGGGGTTGGTGACCAAGGCTAATTTGATCGTGTCCACCACCAACAACAACCAGGCGATGAACGAGTCTGTGCGCCAGGTGGCGAGCCGTTATCTCAACGGTCGCGAGTTGACCGAACCCTTGTTGAACCAGATCGAAGTGGTGATTCGCGCTTACGACCCGTGTCTATCCTGCGCCACCCACGCCCTGGGCAGGATGCCGCTTAAAGTGGAATTGGTCCAGGCGGACGGCACCGTGGTCGACGCCTTGAGCAAGAGCAGTACTGGCGATATTGCCCGGATGGTGTGA
- a CDS encoding NAD(P)H-dependent oxidoreductase subunit E — MNQVTDANLPVDQVLASHKYDPNALLQILIDLQAIGGWLPPEWREQVAQALKVPRIELEGVAAFYSFLRLQRPATYEVLVSDNITDRMLGNTDLINRLCSNLSATIGEIRSDGRVRVATTSCTGMCDQGPAALINGRVVTRLNTARVDEIARLIDSEVAVEQWPSELFEVSSQIQVAGPTLCADFDNGQAIQAALQYGPAGILDELGQAKLRGHGGAGFVTANKWQFCRNAPGDEKIVVCNADEGEPGTFKDRVLLHSFADRVFEGMTVCAHVLGARKGFLYLRGEYAYLCPSLESVLSRRRAAGLLGRNVGGCDGFDFDIQIHLGAGAYICGEESALIESLEGHRGVPRIRPPFPVTSGYRHRPTVVNNVETFANVARIAVQGGATFGQLGTAESTGTKVLSVSGDCTQPGLYEYPFGVTVSQVLADCGGSDAQAVQIAGAAGTLVPASEFHRRIAYEDLATGGSFMVLGPQRDVLDAVRNFAHFFAHESCGFCTPCRVGTSLVRDLVEKVFNGHGTQADLDELRRIGELMQRTSHCGLGQTAANPILQTLDQFPQAWLQRLSTTAYEPSFDLDQALSASRRITGRHDAGSHI; from the coding sequence ATGAATCAAGTGACGGATGCCAATTTGCCAGTCGATCAGGTGCTTGCATCGCACAAGTACGATCCCAATGCGTTATTGCAGATTCTCATCGACCTACAAGCCATCGGCGGCTGGCTGCCGCCCGAATGGCGGGAACAGGTCGCCCAAGCGCTCAAGGTCCCGCGGATTGAATTGGAGGGTGTGGCCGCGTTCTACAGCTTTCTGCGTCTTCAACGTCCTGCGACTTACGAGGTGTTGGTCAGCGACAATATCACCGACCGGATGCTGGGCAATACGGATTTGATCAATCGCCTGTGCAGTAACCTTTCGGCCACCATCGGTGAGATACGTTCTGACGGACGCGTTCGCGTGGCGACGACGTCCTGTACCGGCATGTGTGATCAAGGGCCGGCTGCGCTGATCAACGGCCGTGTCGTGACGCGCCTGAACACCGCTCGGGTGGATGAAATCGCCCGATTGATTGATTCCGAAGTGGCAGTGGAGCAATGGCCGAGCGAACTGTTCGAAGTGAGCAGCCAGATTCAGGTCGCCGGCCCGACGCTGTGTGCCGATTTTGACAACGGTCAGGCCATTCAGGCCGCGTTGCAGTATGGGCCGGCCGGTATCCTCGATGAGTTGGGCCAAGCCAAGCTGCGAGGACATGGCGGCGCGGGTTTCGTTACCGCGAACAAATGGCAATTCTGCCGTAATGCGCCAGGGGATGAAAAAATCGTCGTCTGCAACGCCGATGAAGGTGAGCCGGGTACCTTTAAGGATCGGGTTTTACTGCACAGCTTTGCCGACCGGGTGTTTGAAGGGATGACTGTATGCGCACACGTGCTCGGCGCCCGAAAAGGTTTTCTCTACCTGCGCGGCGAATATGCCTATCTGTGCCCGAGTCTCGAATCCGTGTTGAGCCGACGTCGCGCCGCAGGATTGTTGGGGCGCAATGTGGGGGGCTGCGATGGCTTCGATTTCGATATCCAGATTCACCTGGGGGCGGGCGCTTACATTTGTGGCGAAGAGTCGGCGTTGATCGAGTCTCTCGAAGGACATCGAGGGGTGCCGCGGATTCGCCCGCCCTTTCCGGTGACCAGCGGCTATCGGCATCGACCGACGGTGGTCAACAACGTGGAAACTTTCGCCAACGTCGCGCGTATCGCGGTCCAGGGTGGCGCCACCTTTGGCCAGCTGGGAACGGCGGAATCCACCGGCACGAAAGTGCTGAGTGTGAGCGGCGATTGCACCCAACCCGGGCTCTACGAGTATCCCTTTGGCGTTACGGTCTCGCAGGTGCTGGCCGATTGCGGAGGTAGCGACGCGCAAGCGGTGCAGATTGCAGGAGCGGCCGGCACCCTGGTGCCGGCGAGCGAGTTCCATCGCCGAATCGCCTATGAGGATCTCGCCACGGGTGGTTCGTTCATGGTGCTCGGTCCGCAGCGGGATGTGCTGGACGCGGTGCGTAACTTTGCCCACTTTTTCGCCCACGAAAGTTGCGGGTTTTGCACGCCTTGTCGGGTTGGCACGTCGTTAGTTCGCGATTTGGTTGAAAAGGTCTTCAACGGCCACGGCACTCAAGCGGATCTGGACGAACTTCGCCGCATCGGCGAACTCATGCAGCGCACGAGCCACTGTGGTCTGGGTCAAACGGCGGCCAACCCGATTCTTCAGACGCTGGATCAGTTTCCCCAAGCCTGGTTACAACGATTATCGACCACCGCCTACGAACCGTCTTTCGATCTGGATCAGGCGCTAAGTGCCTCGAGACGAATCACCGGGCGCCATGACGCCGGTTCCCACATTTGA
- a CDS encoding aminotransferase class V-fold PLP-dependent enzyme codes for MDPSIDQPSHPSQTGANGRRPLTHPSDLLESGEPVFLDNAAGTPILRACVERYSRFCHRARAQLGGPYHRSGRAHRVIQASLNHLCRWLDGSAGTTLVAGQSVTTLLRHLADALADDWSVGDEVIVSRLEHMANANPWLALKRQGVRVRWWSAGDHGRLEADQLRSLITPGKTRLICMTHASHVTGAIQPVADIVREAHAHGIPVCVDGTALAAHRPVQLSEIGADYYALSLFKCYGPQLALLAIAPTAPRSVNERLQADSFDYAQTYAATAVADFYARLADNQTRPRRQQYLDGYAAVAEHETALLSHLYHSVGELKVLRTLTGGPVEEQAGTLAFRLPPSIDGAQCVKRLADSGIAVRYGRFNAPWTLDDLGEPGVLRISVGVHNSRVDIDRFTRTLRQLLAESPDWTR; via the coding sequence ATGGATCCAAGCATAGATCAGCCGAGCCACCCGAGCCAAACCGGCGCCAACGGCCGGAGGCCGCTGACCCATCCCAGTGATCTGCTGGAATCGGGCGAGCCGGTATTTTTGGACAATGCGGCCGGTACACCCATCTTGCGGGCGTGCGTTGAACGCTATAGCCGATTTTGCCATCGAGCACGCGCCCAATTGGGCGGGCCGTATCACCGCTCCGGTCGGGCCCACCGGGTCATCCAAGCGTCGTTGAATCACCTTTGCCGCTGGCTGGACGGCTCCGCCGGAACCACCCTGGTTGCCGGACAAAGCGTCACGACCCTACTCAGGCACCTCGCCGACGCCTTGGCTGATGATTGGTCAGTGGGAGATGAGGTGATCGTCAGCCGGCTGGAGCACATGGCCAACGCCAACCCCTGGCTGGCCTTGAAACGACAGGGAGTCCGCGTTCGTTGGTGGTCTGCCGGTGATCATGGCCGCCTGGAGGCGGACCAACTGCGGTCGCTCATCACACCGGGCAAAACCCGCCTGATCTGCATGACCCACGCGAGTCACGTCACCGGCGCGATACAGCCGGTGGCGGATATCGTCCGGGAAGCGCACGCCCATGGCATTCCTGTGTGCGTGGATGGCACCGCCCTCGCAGCGCATCGGCCGGTGCAACTGAGCGAAATCGGCGCCGACTATTACGCCCTGAGTTTGTTCAAATGCTACGGCCCGCAACTCGCCTTGCTGGCCATCGCACCCACGGCCCCGCGGTCCGTGAATGAGCGGTTGCAGGCTGATAGTTTCGACTACGCCCAAACCTATGCCGCCACGGCGGTGGCCGATTTCTATGCCCGCCTGGCGGATAATCAAACCAGGCCTCGCAGACAGCAATACTTGGATGGCTACGCAGCTGTCGCCGAGCACGAAACGGCGCTTTTGAGCCATCTATACCATTCGGTGGGTGAGCTCAAAGTGCTTCGCACACTGACCGGCGGCCCGGTGGAAGAACAGGCCGGCACCCTGGCTTTTCGTCTACCGCCGTCGATCGATGGCGCTCAATGCGTCAAGCGATTGGCTGATTCAGGAATCGCGGTCCGCTACGGACGCTTCAACGCGCCGTGGACCTTGGATGATCTGGGAGAGCCGGGGGTGCTTCGGATATCGGTAGGCGTCCACAATTCGCGGGTCGACATCGACCGGTTCACGCGGACCTTGCGCCAACTTTTGGCCGAATCGCCAGACTGGACACGCTAG
- a CDS encoding hydrogenase maturation protease → MAGLFAPALVFAYGNPSRGDDALGPEFARWLATEDTSGQGFSGVELLTDFQLQLEHTLDMLGRRLVLFVDASASGPDPYAFFPVQAERDFGYTSHALAPATLLAVFQGVHAEAPPPSFVLAIRGYGFELGEPLSAQARSNLEAAKQFAERLLTDPDPLRWSDLCGEAPKAQGRFGVAAG, encoded by the coding sequence ATGGCCGGTCTCTTCGCTCCGGCGTTGGTCTTTGCCTACGGGAATCCGAGCCGGGGCGATGACGCGCTGGGTCCCGAATTTGCCCGCTGGCTGGCGACAGAAGACACGTCGGGCCAGGGCTTCTCCGGCGTGGAGCTGTTAACCGATTTTCAGCTACAGCTGGAGCACACCCTGGATATGCTCGGACGGCGCTTGGTTCTATTTGTGGATGCCAGCGCCAGCGGGCCAGACCCCTATGCTTTTTTCCCCGTCCAGGCGGAGCGCGATTTCGGATACACCAGCCACGCCTTGGCGCCTGCGACCTTGTTGGCTGTGTTTCAAGGCGTTCATGCCGAGGCTCCGCCGCCTTCGTTTGTGCTGGCCATTCGTGGCTATGGTTTCGAGCTGGGCGAGCCCTTGAGCGCCCAGGCCCGAAGTAATCTGGAGGCGGCTAAGCAGTTTGCCGAGCGACTGCTCACCGACCCGGATCCGCTGCGTTGGTCGGACTTGTGCGGCGAGGCGCCTAAGGCGCAGGGAAGATTCGGGGTTGCGGCAGGCTAA
- a CDS encoding DUF2946 family protein, with translation MDESVRLAMKKWPNVPAAYHWLSLDRRGRWLLEGRLLRHERTIAFIARNYLCDEHGAWYFQNGPQKVFVALAYTPWVYHLAGGRNAGSPGSLLSHTGIEVQRIVSSWMDQEGSLLLETELGIGVLDDRDLDALTSCMLDEDGQPLTDRELADRIERLMSQDAETVIVLGYGEQRVAVRPIRAGEVPQRFGFIQNPQPAADDSAPTPA, from the coding sequence ATGGACGAAAGCGTACGACTGGCAATGAAAAAATGGCCCAATGTACCGGCCGCATATCACTGGTTATCACTGGACCGACGGGGCCGTTGGTTGCTTGAAGGTCGCTTGCTGCGACACGAGAGAACGATCGCGTTCATTGCCCGCAACTACCTGTGCGACGAGCACGGGGCGTGGTACTTCCAAAATGGACCACAAAAGGTCTTCGTGGCGCTGGCCTATACACCCTGGGTTTATCACCTGGCCGGCGGACGGAACGCCGGCAGCCCAGGCTCCCTGCTAAGCCATACCGGAATCGAAGTCCAACGGATCGTCAGCAGCTGGATGGACCAGGAAGGCTCGCTGTTGTTGGAAACGGAGCTCGGCATCGGCGTGTTGGACGATCGCGACCTGGACGCTTTGACATCCTGCATGCTGGACGAAGATGGCCAGCCGCTAACCGACCGTGAGCTGGCCGACCGCATTGAGCGGCTCATGTCGCAAGACGCCGAGACGGTGATTGTCCTGGGTTACGGCGAACAGCGCGTCGCGGTCCGACCCATCCGCGCCGGCGAAGTACCCCAACGCTTCGGCTTCATCCAGAATCCGCAGCCGGCCGCCGACGACTCAGCGCCGACGCCGGCCTGA
- a CDS encoding glucose 1-dehydrogenase: protein MTENIKDQFNLEGKVAIVTGASKGIGEGIALALAQFGARVVISSRKQEAVDEVANRFKEAGLEATGVAAHMGDMAQARALVDRTVEIYDGVDIIVNNAATNPVFGPMVNADEGVFGKIMSVNVQGPLELSKQALPIMRQRGGGSIINIASVGGLHPERMLGLYSVSKSALISLTKVMAKEWGGMGVRANAICPGLIKTKFSQALWQNEQLVKQALAMAPINRIGTPEDIAGLAVFLASNASAYCTGGVYVVDGGMTV from the coding sequence ATGACTGAGAATATCAAGGATCAGTTTAATCTCGAAGGTAAGGTGGCCATCGTCACCGGCGCCAGCAAAGGCATTGGCGAAGGGATCGCCTTGGCGTTGGCGCAGTTCGGTGCTCGGGTGGTGATTAGCAGCCGCAAGCAGGAAGCGGTCGACGAGGTGGCGAACCGGTTTAAAGAGGCGGGTTTGGAAGCGACCGGCGTGGCGGCCCATATGGGCGATATGGCGCAGGCGCGCGCTTTGGTGGACCGAACGGTCGAGATCTACGATGGCGTCGATATCATCGTCAACAATGCGGCGACCAATCCGGTTTTCGGGCCGATGGTCAACGCCGACGAAGGCGTGTTCGGCAAAATTATGTCGGTGAATGTGCAAGGTCCCTTGGAGTTGTCGAAGCAGGCGCTGCCTATCATGCGTCAACGCGGCGGGGGTTCCATTATCAATATCGCCAGCGTCGGCGGTTTACATCCCGAGCGCATGCTGGGCCTTTACAGTGTGAGTAAATCGGCCCTGATCAGTTTGACCAAAGTGATGGCCAAGGAGTGGGGCGGTATGGGCGTTCGGGCCAACGCGATCTGTCCCGGTCTGATCAAGACCAAGTTCAGCCAGGCGCTTTGGCAAAACGAGCAGTTGGTAAAACAGGCTTTGGCCATGGCACCGATCAATCGCATCGGAACGCCTGAAGACATCGCGGGTTTGGCCGTCTTTTTGGCCTCCAATGCATCGGCTTATTGCACCGGTGGCGTGTATGTGGTGGACGGAGGCATGACGGTCTGA
- a CDS encoding NADP oxidoreductase produces MTKPTLATCSLAGCFGCHMSFLDIDERIIDLVDRIQFDASPLTDLKRIQGRVNIGLVEGGVANAENVHVLQHFRQHCDVLVAIGACAINGGIPAMRNKFELEDCLKESYLDGIGVADPQIPNDPEIPLLLDQVHPIHEVVKIDYFLPGCPPSGDAIWTFLMELLDGQDIKFPYRQIHYD; encoded by the coding sequence ATGACCAAGCCGACGCTTGCGACCTGTTCCCTGGCCGGCTGTTTTGGTTGCCACATGTCGTTTTTGGATATCGACGAGCGAATCATCGATCTGGTCGACCGGATTCAGTTCGACGCCAGCCCACTGACCGATCTGAAACGGATTCAAGGGCGGGTGAATATCGGTTTGGTGGAAGGGGGCGTTGCCAATGCGGAAAACGTCCATGTCTTGCAGCATTTTCGCCAGCATTGCGACGTCTTGGTGGCGATCGGCGCGTGCGCGATCAATGGCGGGATTCCCGCCATGCGCAACAAATTCGAACTGGAAGACTGTCTCAAGGAGTCTTATCTGGATGGTATCGGTGTGGCGGATCCGCAAATTCCCAACGATCCGGAAATTCCGCTGCTGCTGGACCAGGTTCATCCGATTCACGAAGTGGTGAAAATCGACTATTTCTTGCCGGGTTGCCCCCCATCCGGGGACGCGATCTGGACCTTCTTGATGGAGTTGCTGGACGGCCAGGACATCAAATTTCCCTATCGGCAAATTCATTATGACTGA
- a CDS encoding 2Fe-2S iron-sulfur cluster-binding protein produces the protein MSDDKHITIDGRQIPFEPGQTIMDAALAAKVYIPHLCHNPEFSPHGSCRVCSVRLGERMVAACATPAAPGQVIDSEAEDIREMRRQLLQMLFVEGNHVCPACEKSGACQLQAVAYYCEMLSPHFKHFFPKRPIDASHPDAIIDFDRCILCELCVRASRDVDQKNVFSVSGRGIDAHLTVNSPSGQLGDSDFDINDKSAQVCPTGAILPKHKGYEVPIGSRLYDQEPIDQVGDVAAAQSRKGGKP, from the coding sequence ATGAGTGACGACAAACACATCACAATCGATGGCCGGCAAATACCGTTTGAACCGGGCCAGACGATTATGGATGCGGCCCTGGCGGCCAAGGTCTATATCCCACACCTGTGCCACAACCCGGAGTTTTCGCCCCACGGCAGTTGTCGGGTTTGTTCGGTCCGTCTCGGCGAGCGTATGGTTGCCGCCTGCGCAACACCCGCGGCGCCGGGTCAGGTGATCGACAGCGAAGCCGAGGACATCCGGGAGATGCGGCGGCAACTGTTGCAGATGCTGTTTGTCGAGGGCAATCACGTCTGTCCCGCGTGCGAGAAAAGCGGGGCTTGTCAGTTGCAGGCGGTTGCTTACTACTGTGAGATGCTCTCGCCCCATTTCAAACACTTCTTCCCCAAACGGCCCATCGATGCCAGTCACCCGGATGCGATCATCGATTTCGATCGCTGCATTCTTTGCGAGCTGTGCGTGCGCGCCAGCCGCGACGTGGATCAAAAAAATGTCTTCAGCGTGAGCGGGCGTGGTATCGATGCCCATTTGACCGTGAATTCGCCGTCGGGCCAATTGGGCGATTCGGATTTCGATATCAACGACAAATCGGCCCAGGTTTGTCCGACGGGCGCGATTCTGCCGAAGCACAAAGGGTATGAGGTGCCGATCGGGTCGAGGTTGTACGATCAAGAGCCCATCGACCAGGTGGGCGACGTTGCCGCAGCTCAGAGTCGTAAGGGGGGGAAGCCATGA